From the genome of bacterium, one region includes:
- the rpsP gene encoding 30S ribosomal protein S16, with amino-acid sequence MAVRIRLSRAGRKKIPCFRIVVMDSRKRRDGAYLDQLGVYYPSQQPEKLTVSSAKALEWLGKGAQPSDTVRSLLSREGILIQFDLLKRGATAEQAATEGARVKHAALTRAQTKLATAADRKQAKVLEAARAAEAAKAAEVAAKAAEAAKAAEAARAAAEAEAAATAAAAAEAAPEAPAGE; translated from the coding sequence TTGGCAGTACGAATTCGCTTGTCACGCGCGGGCCGCAAGAAAATCCCGTGCTTCCGCATCGTCGTGATGGACAGCCGCAAGCGGCGCGACGGCGCGTATCTGGATCAGCTCGGCGTGTACTATCCGTCGCAGCAGCCGGAGAAGCTGACTGTATCCTCGGCGAAGGCGCTGGAGTGGTTGGGCAAGGGCGCTCAGCCAAGCGACACCGTTCGCAGCCTTTTGTCGCGAGAAGGTATATTGATTCAGTTTGATTTGCTGAAGCGCGGCGCCACGGCTGAACAAGCTGCGACCGAAGGTGCGCGTGTCAAGCACGCGGCGTTGACGCGTGCGCAGACGAAGTTGGCCACAGCCGCTGACCGGAAGCAAGCCAAGGTCTTAGAGGCCGCGCGCGCCGCCGAGGCCGCGAAGGCAGCAGAAGTCGCCGCGAAGGCTGCGGAAGCCGCCAAAGCCGCGGAAGCCGCCCGTGCAGCGGCCGAGGCAGAGGCAGCGGCGACCGCCGCCGCCGCTGCGGAAGCAGCGCCTGAAGCACCTGCCGGCGAGTAA
- the ffh gene encoding signal recognition particle protein, with protein sequence MFDDLTTKLDRVFRNLRGVGKISESNIREGLADVRRALLEADVNLQVSRDFLARVEEKALGQEVLKSLQPTQLFVKIVHDELVALLGEKEARVNTAKKPPTVIMVVGLQGSGKTTFCAKLARHFKTKGRRPLLIAADLQRPAAQDQLQVLAESIGVNVFRGESKDPVAVCDAGLRQARKISLDPVILDTAGRLHMDDDLMAELERVQKATEPAEILFVADGMTGQDAVNSAKAFHDRLQFTGAVLTKMDGDTRGGAALSIRAITNAPIKFLSVGEKLDQLEPFHPDRIAGRILGRGDIVTLVERAQAAFDDDKAAELEAKLRKAEFTLADFLEQLRQLKKMGSMTELLGMIPGMGQRMKNVQVDERVLKRMEALILSMTPYERDRPQVLNASRRRRIAAGAGQTVQEVNRMIQQYDQMVTMMKQLRKAGPGQIKRVFGR encoded by the coding sequence GTGTTTGACGATTTAACAACAAAATTAGACCGCGTATTTCGCAATCTGCGGGGCGTTGGCAAGATCTCCGAATCGAACATTCGCGAAGGTTTGGCAGACGTTCGGCGAGCCTTGCTTGAGGCCGACGTCAATTTGCAGGTTTCGCGCGACTTCTTGGCGCGAGTTGAAGAAAAAGCGCTTGGTCAAGAAGTCTTGAAGTCGTTGCAGCCGACACAGCTTTTTGTCAAGATCGTTCACGATGAATTGGTCGCGCTGCTTGGGGAGAAGGAAGCGCGCGTCAACACGGCCAAGAAGCCGCCGACTGTCATCATGGTTGTGGGCTTGCAGGGCTCGGGTAAGACGACGTTCTGTGCTAAACTGGCGCGCCACTTCAAGACGAAAGGCCGCCGACCGCTGTTGATCGCCGCCGACTTGCAGCGTCCTGCTGCGCAGGATCAGTTGCAGGTGCTGGCTGAATCTATTGGCGTGAACGTATTTCGCGGCGAGAGCAAAGATCCCGTAGCGGTGTGTGATGCCGGTTTGCGGCAGGCGCGCAAAATAAGCCTGGATCCCGTGATTCTCGACACGGCGGGCCGTCTGCATATGGATGACGATTTGATGGCCGAGCTCGAACGTGTGCAGAAGGCCACCGAGCCCGCCGAGATTCTCTTCGTCGCCGACGGCATGACGGGACAGGATGCGGTAAATTCGGCGAAGGCATTCCATGATCGCTTGCAATTCACCGGTGCGGTGCTGACCAAGATGGACGGCGACACGCGCGGTGGTGCAGCACTTTCGATTCGCGCGATCACCAACGCTCCGATCAAGTTCTTGTCGGTTGGTGAAAAGCTTGATCAGCTTGAGCCATTCCATCCTGATCGCATTGCCGGACGAATTCTGGGGCGCGGTGACATCGTTACGTTAGTGGAACGAGCCCAAGCCGCGTTTGACGACGACAAAGCGGCGGAGCTTGAAGCCAAGCTACGCAAAGCCGAGTTCACGCTGGCTGATTTTCTCGAGCAGCTTCGGCAGTTGAAGAAAATGGGCTCAATGACCGAGCTGCTCGGTATGATCCCGGGCATGGGCCAGCGCATGAAGAATGTTCAGGTAGACGAGCGTGTATTGAAGCGCATGGAAGCGCTGATTCTCTCGATGACTCCCTATGAACGGGACCGTCCGCAGGTACTAAACGCCAGTCGGCGGCGGCGGATTGCGGCAGGCGCAGGTCAGACAGTGCAAGAGGTCAACCGCATGATTCAGCAGTATGATCAGATGGTCACGATGATGAAGCAGTTGCGCAAGGCCGGGCCGGGGCAAATTAAGCGCGTCTTCGGTCGCTAA
- the rfaE2 gene encoding D-glycero-beta-D-manno-heptose 1-phosphate adenylyltransferase, translated as MTQAEHGLKGLVGRHEAAARCHLERLRGGQAVFTNGVFDVIHRGHVEYLAEARALGNVLIVGLNSDASTRRLKGEGRPVNSEFDRAAVLLGLKSVDMVVLFDEDTPADLIREIGPTTLVKGGDYQISQIAGADFVQASGGRVLTIPFRDGYSTTSMLQRAGK; from the coding sequence ATGACGCAAGCTGAGCACGGATTGAAGGGGCTGGTCGGCCGCCATGAAGCGGCGGCCCGTTGCCATTTGGAACGTTTGCGTGGCGGCCAGGCCGTTTTCACAAACGGCGTGTTTGACGTTATACATCGTGGCCACGTGGAGTACCTTGCGGAAGCGCGCGCCCTCGGCAACGTGTTGATCGTAGGCCTGAACAGCGATGCTTCAACGCGGCGTCTCAAAGGCGAAGGACGTCCGGTTAATTCTGAATTTGATCGCGCCGCCGTACTGCTGGGCTTGAAGTCCGTGGACATGGTGGTGCTGTTTGACGAAGATACTCCCGCTGATCTTATCCGGGAAATCGGTCCGACCACACTGGTCAAGGGTGGTGACTACCAGATTTCCCAGATCGCCGGCGCCGATTTTGTTCAGGCGAGCGGCGGGCGGGTGCTGACGATTCCGTTTCGTGATGGATATTCAACGACTTCAATGTTGCAACGCGCGGGTAAATAA
- a CDS encoding bifunctional hydroxymethylpyrimidine kinase/phosphomethylpyrimidine kinase: MGGATRLRDILGRARGKRVAVVGDFMLDRHIIGAVKRISPEAPVPVVEIEDERSSLGGAGNVAANLGSLGIKPVVFGVCGTDSAQALLISHLNACSCDCSGLLELSDRRTTEKIRVIAHDQHVVRVDRETVKALDGRETTALMAALDAALPTLDAVIMQDYNKGVLTADVITRVMEKCEARGLPVAVDPKFDNFALYRGAHLFKPNLREAERALSLQISDDGSLDAAISRLLDVLAPDVLMLTRGEKGMTICADGQRTTIPTQARDVADVSGAGDTVISTFVACELGGANVIESATLANLAAGIVCEQVGVVPIDSERLSAAFERFTQVSGD; this comes from the coding sequence ATGGGTGGTGCGACGCGACTTCGTGACATTTTAGGCCGCGCACGCGGGAAACGTGTGGCGGTGGTGGGCGATTTTATGCTGGATCGCCACATCATTGGCGCGGTTAAACGGATCAGCCCGGAAGCTCCTGTGCCCGTCGTGGAGATTGAGGACGAGCGCAGCAGTCTGGGCGGCGCGGGTAATGTCGCCGCTAATCTCGGTTCTTTAGGTATTAAGCCCGTTGTCTTTGGCGTGTGCGGAACCGATAGCGCTCAAGCGCTGCTTATATCGCACTTGAATGCCTGCTCATGCGATTGTTCGGGTCTGCTCGAATTGTCAGACCGCCGGACCACCGAGAAGATTCGCGTGATTGCGCATGATCAGCATGTAGTACGCGTCGACCGGGAGACGGTGAAGGCGCTCGATGGGCGTGAGACTACTGCGCTCATGGCGGCGCTGGACGCGGCGTTGCCGACGCTTGATGCGGTGATCATGCAAGACTACAACAAAGGTGTGTTGACCGCGGATGTAATCACCCGCGTCATGGAGAAGTGTGAAGCGCGCGGTTTGCCGGTCGCGGTGGATCCGAAGTTTGACAATTTTGCCCTTTATCGCGGAGCGCACCTTTTCAAACCCAATTTGCGTGAAGCGGAGCGGGCACTGAGTCTGCAAATCAGTGACGACGGCTCATTAGATGCCGCAATATCTCGGCTGCTCGACGTTCTTGCACCGGATGTCCTGATGCTGACGCGAGGCGAGAAGGGGATGACAATTTGCGCTGACGGCCAGCGCACGACGATTCCCACGCAAGCGCGCGACGTAGCGGATGTTTCAGGCGCAGGCGACACGGTGATATCCACGTTTGTGGCCTGCGAGTTGGGGGGCGCCAATGTGATTGAGTCCGCGACTCTTGCCAATCTGGCGGCGGGCATCGTGTGCGAGCAAGTCGGCGTCGTGCCGATTGACAGCGAGCGGCTGTCGGCCGCGTTTGAGCGATTTACACAAGTTTCGGGCGACTAG
- the frr gene encoding ribosome recycling factor, translating into MIKEITADCDLRMKRSVEVLRQELTHIRTGKASVGLVEPIRVEAYGAEMPLSQMANISTPDARTILIQPWDKTTLKDIEKAIQKSDLGLNPGNDGQQIRLTLPPLTEERRKELVKVVKKYTEEAKTAIRNVRRDANEHIKKVEKTHQISEDQSRDAQDQIQKLTDKHIKEMDHLLELKEKEVMEI; encoded by the coding sequence ATGATCAAGGAGATAACCGCAGATTGTGATCTGCGAATGAAACGATCGGTCGAGGTGTTGCGCCAGGAATTGACGCACATTCGTACCGGCAAGGCATCGGTCGGCTTAGTCGAGCCCATTCGCGTGGAGGCGTATGGGGCGGAAATGCCGCTCTCGCAAATGGCGAATATCAGTACTCCCGACGCGCGGACGATTCTGATACAGCCGTGGGACAAGACGACGCTGAAGGATATTGAGAAGGCGATTCAGAAGTCGGATCTCGGATTGAATCCGGGCAACGACGGTCAACAGATTCGACTGACGCTGCCTCCGCTGACCGAAGAGCGCCGCAAGGAGCTTGTGAAGGTCGTCAAGAAGTACACGGAAGAGGCCAAGACCGCCATCCGCAATGTGCGCCGCGACGCCAACGAGCACATCAAGAAGGTCGAGAAGACGCACCAGATTTCGGAAGACCAGTCGCGCGACGCTCAGGATCAGATCCAGAAGCTGACCGACAAGCATATCAAGGAGATGGATCATCTGCTTGAGCTGAAGGAAAAGGAAGTGATGGAGATCTGA
- a CDS encoding UMP kinase: MLRYRRVLLKLSGEALSGEGAYGIDPATMNAMASEVAEATRLGVEMGIVIGGGNIFRGLKGAASGMDRVSADQMGMLATVINSLAVQDALEKLGVNVRVQSAIPLQTVAEPFIRRRAMRHLEKGRVVIFAAGTGNPFFTTDTAAALRAKEMRAEVLLKGTKVDGIYTADPVLDATATKYDRITYLEFVERQLRAIDSTAVTFCMENSIPIQVFNFKIRGNLLRLLQGEPIGTMIANPAAA, translated from the coding sequence ATGCTGCGTTACCGTCGTGTATTGCTAAAGCTGTCGGGCGAAGCGCTTTCTGGTGAAGGTGCTTACGGCATAGATCCCGCCACGATGAATGCTATGGCTTCGGAAGTGGCCGAAGCGACGCGGTTGGGCGTTGAGATGGGTATTGTGATCGGTGGTGGGAACATTTTTCGCGGGTTGAAAGGTGCGGCATCCGGCATGGATCGCGTGTCGGCCGATCAGATGGGCATGCTCGCCACGGTGATCAATAGCCTCGCGGTTCAGGATGCTTTGGAGAAACTCGGCGTCAATGTACGCGTACAGTCGGCGATTCCGTTACAAACGGTGGCCGAGCCGTTTATCCGTAGACGCGCGATGCGGCACTTGGAAAAGGGCCGCGTTGTGATCTTCGCAGCGGGCACGGGCAATCCGTTTTTTACGACGGACACGGCTGCGGCCTTGCGAGCCAAGGAGATGCGGGCCGAAGTGCTGCTGAAAGGCACGAAGGTGGACGGTATTTACACCGCGGACCCGGTCTTGGATGCAACGGCGACCAAGTATGATCGGATAACCTATCTCGAATTTGTGGAGCGGCAACTGCGCGCGATTGATTCGACGGCAGTGACGTTTTGCATGGAAAACAGCATACCGATTCAAGTCTTTAACTTCAAGATTCGTGGGAATCTGCTTCGGCTTCTGCAAGGTGAGCCGATCGGCACGATGATCGCGAATCCCGCCGCCGCATGA
- a CDS encoding elongation factor Ts gives MSDVLINAADVAMLRRETGAGMMDCKKALSEANGDRDKALEILRKKGQAAAEKRAERSAEEGVVAIVAAADGKSAAMVELRSETDFVARNEEFQQLAKDLAMLMLGWSAGAGKTVEEFSAQKFRSSTVSDEVTALIGKIGEKLEIARVGKLETPDGYIGQYVHSDNKLGVLVKLGGVDGSQSEVATLGRDLAMQIAAAAPDFLVREEVPADKISAETEIEKDRARAEGKPEGAVAKIAEGRVNKWLAGIVLLEQPFIKEPKQTVKDVVAVAEKAVGKPIAVQSYLRFRVGA, from the coding sequence GTGTCAGATGTACTGATTAATGCCGCCGACGTGGCGATGTTGCGCCGCGAAACCGGGGCGGGCATGATGGATTGTAAGAAAGCGTTGTCGGAAGCGAATGGCGATCGCGACAAGGCTCTTGAGATATTGCGCAAGAAGGGCCAAGCGGCCGCAGAGAAGCGTGCCGAGCGTTCGGCTGAAGAAGGCGTTGTGGCGATTGTCGCGGCGGCTGACGGCAAGAGCGCGGCGATGGTCGAACTGCGCAGCGAGACCGATTTTGTGGCTCGTAACGAGGAGTTTCAGCAATTGGCCAAGGACCTTGCCATGCTGATGCTGGGCTGGTCGGCTGGCGCAGGCAAGACTGTAGAGGAATTTAGTGCGCAGAAGTTCCGCAGCTCGACGGTGAGTGATGAGGTGACTGCGTTGATCGGCAAGATCGGCGAGAAGTTGGAAATCGCGCGCGTCGGCAAGCTCGAAACGCCGGATGGGTACATTGGCCAGTACGTGCACTCGGACAACAAACTCGGCGTGCTTGTAAAGCTTGGCGGGGTGGATGGTTCGCAGTCGGAAGTAGCGACGCTGGGGCGTGACTTGGCCATGCAGATTGCCGCTGCGGCCCCGGATTTTCTGGTGCGTGAGGAAGTTCCCGCCGACAAGATTAGCGCTGAGACTGAGATCGAAAAGGACCGCGCCCGGGCTGAAGGCAAGCCGGAAGGTGCGGTCGCGAAGATCGCCGAAGGCCGCGTGAACAAGTGGCTAGCCGGCATCGTCCTGCTCGAACAGCCGTTCATTAAGGAACCGAAGCAGACCGTGAAGGATGTTGTCGCAGTGGCCGAGAAGGCCGTCGGCAAACCGATCGCGGTGCAATCGTACTTGCGCTTCCGCGTTGGAGCGTAA
- the rpsB gene encoding 30S ribosomal protein S2: MSRVTLQQLLLSGAHFGHLTRRWHPKMAPYILMQKNGIHLVDLRQTQTLLERACAAVTEISGNGQQILLIGTKTQAREAITAEGKRAQTPFVVERWLGGMLTNFATIRQGIKTLETLERQMTDGTFEKISKKERLTKTRQHAKLIHTLGGIRDMRHLPGAIFVVDIIREKIAVAEARRLGIPVIAICDTNVDPSLVDFPIPANDDAFKSIALITRAVAESVIEGIAKYRANADLRQAQAELEARDQEATGEARQRERDRRGGGGQGGPGGGDQGARRRRVRRPQDEAKPTPAEGE; encoded by the coding sequence ATGTCTCGTGTTACGCTGCAGCAACTGCTGCTGTCTGGCGCCCATTTTGGGCATTTAACGCGTCGTTGGCATCCCAAGATGGCTCCCTACATTCTGATGCAGAAGAATGGGATCCATTTGGTGGATTTGCGCCAGACGCAAACTCTGCTGGAGCGCGCCTGCGCGGCGGTCACAGAAATATCCGGCAATGGCCAGCAGATTCTGTTGATCGGCACCAAGACGCAAGCCCGCGAGGCCATAACGGCTGAAGGCAAGCGCGCTCAGACGCCGTTTGTCGTTGAGCGTTGGCTGGGCGGCATGCTGACCAATTTCGCCACGATCCGCCAAGGCATCAAGACGCTCGAGACTCTCGAACGTCAGATGACCGACGGCACCTTCGAAAAGATTTCCAAGAAAGAGCGCCTGACGAAGACGCGCCAGCACGCGAAGCTGATCCATACTTTGGGCGGCATTCGCGACATGCGTCATTTGCCGGGCGCTATCTTTGTGGTAGATATCATTCGCGAGAAGATCGCCGTGGCGGAAGCGCGCCGTCTCGGTATTCCCGTTATCGCGATTTGCGATACAAACGTGGATCCGAGTCTGGTGGACTTCCCGATTCCGGCGAACGACGACGCCTTCAAGTCAATTGCGCTGATTACTCGCGCTGTGGCTGAATCGGTGATCGAGGGTATTGCCAAGTACCGCGCCAATGCGGACCTGCGGCAAGCGCAGGCTGAATTGGAAGCGCGCGATCAGGAAGCGACGGGCGAAGCTCGTCAGCGTGAACGCGATCGTCGCGGTGGTGGCGGGCAAGGCGGCCCCGGCGGCGGGGATCAAGGCGCTCGTCGTCGTCGTGTGCGTCGCCCGCAGGATGAGGCCAAGCCGACTCCCGCCGAAGGCGAATAA
- the rpsI gene encoding 30S ribosomal protein S9 codes for MKDTRIYATGRRKTAIARVWLAPGTGKVTINGKDVLGYFKRDVLRMLIERPLTVTETFGKVDIFATVNGGGKSGQAGAFRLGISRALTVLDETHRTVLRANDLLTRDPREKERKKYGQPGARKSFQYSKR; via the coding sequence ATGAAAGACACACGCATTTACGCTACGGGCCGCCGCAAGACCGCGATCGCGCGCGTTTGGCTGGCGCCGGGGACGGGCAAAGTCACCATCAACGGCAAAGACGTTCTGGGCTATTTCAAGCGCGACGTTTTGCGCATGCTGATAGAGCGTCCGCTGACCGTTACGGAGACTTTTGGCAAGGTTGACATTTTCGCGACGGTAAATGGCGGCGGCAAGTCCGGCCAGGCCGGCGCGTTTCGTTTGGGCATTTCGCGCGCGTTAACCGTCTTAGACGAAACGCATCGCACGGTGCTGCGGGCCAACGACCTGCTTACGCGTGATCCGCGTGAGAAGGAACGTAAGAAATACGGTCAGCCCGGCGCGCGTAAGAGCTTCCAGTACTCCAAGCGCTAA
- the rplM gene encoding 50S ribosomal protein L13, which produces MNTFLARPQTTERGWVVVDATDQVLGRLSTRVASILRGKNKATYTPHVDVGDFVVVINAEKVKVTGKKLDQKTYFTHSRYPGSGKFTLLRRMNERHPDRVIYEAVKGMLPRTRLGRKQLAKLKVYAGAEHPHEAQQPAVVTV; this is translated from the coding sequence ATGAACACATTTCTCGCACGCCCGCAGACCACCGAGCGCGGTTGGGTCGTGGTAGACGCGACCGACCAGGTGCTCGGCCGCCTAAGCACGCGCGTTGCCTCGATCTTGCGCGGCAAGAATAAGGCGACTTACACTCCTCATGTTGACGTCGGCGATTTCGTCGTGGTCATCAATGCGGAGAAGGTCAAGGTCACGGGTAAGAAGCTCGATCAGAAGACCTATTTCACGCATTCGCGTTATCCGGGCAGCGGTAAGTTTACGCTGTTGCGCCGCATGAACGAGCGTCACCCTGACCGCGTGATTTATGAAGCGGTCAAGGGCATGCTGCCGCGTACGCGTTTGGGCCGCAAGCAGTTGGCCAAGCTGAAAGTTTATGCCGGCGCCGAGCATCCGCACGAAGCGCAACAGCCGGCCGTAGTCACCGTCTAA
- the nadC gene encoding carboxylating nicotinate-nucleotide diphosphorylase, with the protein MITEQMEIIRLALDEDLAGGVDVTTDWLVGPDVKGEAWIEAREDAIVSGLDIVRNVFLAVDNDLMVTPLCEDGARVRPLNRVISVYGHANAILKAERTALNFLTHLSGVATKTSELVELTRAYGTKIWCTRKTTPGLRRLEVAAVRAGGGDTYRDNLYEKILVKDNHLGVMGGMDVLAKKVEHDPAAMLNLEAGKVEVASLYELELAVKMGWRQILLDNFAPEQVREAVERYSKVVGLEASGGITTTNIRDYAATGIEAISIGQLTHSVRSVDFALEVDWSVN; encoded by the coding sequence GTGATCACAGAGCAGATGGAAATTATACGACTGGCCCTGGACGAGGACCTTGCGGGCGGAGTAGATGTCACAACGGACTGGCTGGTCGGTCCGGATGTCAAAGGGGAGGCCTGGATCGAAGCGCGCGAAGATGCGATCGTATCCGGTTTGGACATTGTGCGAAACGTATTCCTGGCGGTGGACAACGACTTGATGGTCACACCGTTGTGTGAAGACGGCGCGCGGGTGAGGCCATTGAATCGCGTCATATCCGTCTACGGGCACGCCAATGCGATTCTCAAGGCCGAGCGCACAGCACTGAATTTTTTGACCCACCTTTCGGGGGTAGCGACGAAGACATCCGAGCTGGTCGAGCTGACTCGCGCGTACGGAACGAAGATCTGGTGCACGCGCAAGACGACGCCGGGCCTGCGGCGGCTTGAAGTTGCGGCGGTTCGCGCGGGCGGCGGCGACACCTATCGGGATAATCTGTACGAGAAGATTCTGGTCAAGGACAATCATCTGGGCGTGATGGGCGGGATGGATGTGCTGGCCAAAAAAGTCGAACACGATCCGGCGGCCATGCTCAATCTCGAGGCCGGAAAAGTGGAGGTTGCGAGCTTATACGAGCTTGAGCTGGCGGTGAAGATGGGTTGGCGACAGATTCTGCTGGACAATTTTGCGCCTGAGCAGGTGCGCGAAGCGGTAGAACGCTACAGCAAGGTCGTCGGCCTTGAAGCGTCGGGCGGCATAACAACGACCAATATTCGAGATTACGCAGCGACCGGCATAGAGGCGATTTCAATCGGGCAATTGACCCATTCGGTGCGTTCAGTTGATTTTGCGTTGGAAGTGGATTGGTCCGTCAATTGA
- a CDS encoding UvrD-helicase domain-containing protein, which translates to MSLIAAHGQHRDFLASLNEEQYAAVTTESGPVLVLAGAGSGKTRALTGRAMHLIREMHVPPSAIAVMTFTNKAARELKERLTTFLGEGEQLPWAGTFHGFCVQILRTYAQLAGLSRDFTIYDEDDSQSVVTELMRERRVSREGLTPRQVRSVISRRKNGSRLDPRSPITALADEIYEDYCMRLRHANAYDFDDLLLTPLELIRTNEEFRSRLQHRYDYLLIDEFQDTNQVQFDLACWIAAPQNNLFAVGDDDQSIYSWRGANYRNILDFSKKLDGARIFRLERNYRSTQPILDAANDVIAASRHRHEKTLWTERKTGEKVTLRSYGRPADEANEIIGEIEFLRQKRGLGLRDFAILFRTNAISRYFEEVLVQQRIPYTIVGGLKFYERKEIKDFIAFLRVIANPLDEQAWSRTMRELAPGVGATTIERLFEAARALPKGNAMLLDKDWVLTVASGAPRIKIAEFVEKVASVHEFAQNAAISEVVDRALKESGLERMYEEQNDDDARDRLDNLRQFATGAWERSQQRPELTLVEYLTELALVSDIDDLEEHADRLALMTIHAAKGLEFSVVFVAGVEENLIPHFRSQDSVEALDEERRLLYVAMTRAKDRLYLSYAEARPLNGRLEFQSPSRFITDIDPGRLRGGGVPAKSAVRFVADDELIIDRSAQQLPQPLLRNLVKKAPASEPKVEFRIGDVVEHQEFGIGTVTAKSGDLDMLKVRVAFSGFGSKLLAVKYANLKKLS; encoded by the coding sequence ATGTCTTTGATCGCAGCCCATGGACAGCACCGCGATTTTCTCGCTTCGTTGAATGAAGAACAATATGCGGCGGTGACAACGGAATCGGGTCCTGTGCTTGTGCTGGCCGGAGCCGGATCGGGCAAGACGCGCGCACTGACGGGCCGCGCGATGCACCTCATTCGCGAGATGCACGTTCCTCCGTCGGCGATCGCGGTCATGACATTCACAAACAAAGCGGCGCGCGAGCTTAAAGAACGCCTGACGACGTTTTTGGGCGAGGGTGAGCAGCTGCCGTGGGCGGGAACGTTTCACGGTTTTTGTGTTCAGATCTTGCGCACTTACGCGCAGCTTGCGGGATTGTCGCGCGACTTCACGATTTACGACGAAGATGACAGTCAATCCGTGGTGACCGAGCTGATGCGTGAACGCAGGGTTTCGCGCGAGGGACTGACGCCGCGCCAGGTGCGCTCGGTAATTTCGCGCCGAAAGAACGGCAGCAGGCTCGATCCGCGCTCGCCGATCACGGCGTTGGCGGACGAGATATATGAAGACTATTGCATGCGACTGCGGCATGCCAATGCGTACGACTTTGACGACCTGCTGTTGACTCCCTTGGAGCTGATTCGCACGAACGAGGAGTTTCGGAGTCGCCTGCAGCATCGCTATGATTACCTGCTGATCGACGAGTTTCAAGACACGAACCAGGTGCAGTTTGACTTGGCATGCTGGATCGCCGCGCCGCAGAATAATCTGTTTGCCGTAGGCGATGATGACCAGTCAATCTACAGTTGGCGCGGCGCGAATTATCGCAATATTCTGGATTTTTCCAAGAAACTCGATGGCGCGCGAATCTTTCGGCTTGAACGCAACTACCGCTCGACGCAGCCGATTTTGGACGCCGCCAACGATGTTATTGCCGCCAGCCGCCACCGTCACGAGAAGACGTTGTGGACGGAGCGCAAGACCGGCGAGAAAGTCACGCTGCGATCGTACGGGCGACCCGCGGACGAGGCCAATGAGATCATTGGCGAGATCGAGTTTCTGCGCCAGAAGCGCGGCCTGGGTTTGCGCGATTTTGCGATCCTGTTTCGCACCAACGCAATCAGCCGCTATTTTGAAGAGGTGCTGGTTCAGCAACGCATACCCTATACGATTGTCGGCGGACTGAAATTCTATGAACGCAAGGAGATCAAGGATTTCATCGCCTTTCTGCGCGTGATTGCCAACCCGCTCGACGAACAGGCTTGGTCGCGGACAATGCGTGAATTGGCGCCGGGCGTGGGCGCGACGACGATTGAGCGACTGTTTGAGGCGGCCCGCGCACTCCCCAAGGGCAATGCCATGCTGCTCGATAAGGACTGGGTATTGACCGTCGCATCTGGTGCTCCGCGAATCAAGATCGCCGAGTTTGTTGAGAAGGTCGCGTCCGTGCATGAGTTTGCGCAGAATGCTGCGATATCCGAAGTCGTTGACCGCGCGCTCAAAGAGAGCGGCCTTGAACGCATGTATGAAGAACAAAATGACGACGACGCCCGGGACCGGCTCGATAATTTGCGGCAATTCGCGACGGGGGCCTGGGAACGCTCCCAGCAACGGCCCGAGTTGACTCTGGTGGAGTATCTCACCGAGCTGGCTTTGGTGTCTGATATAGATGATCTTGAAGAGCACGCCGATCGATTGGCCTTGATGACGATTCACGCCGCGAAGGGGCTCGAATTTTCGGTCGTGTTTGTAGCGGGAGTTGAGGAAAATCTCATTCCACACTTCCGCAGTCAGGATTCGGTGGAAGCACTCGACGAAGAGCGTCGGCTTCTATATGTTGCGATGACGCGTGCCAAAGATCGTCTGTATTTGTCATACGCCGAGGCGCGGCCGCTGAACGGGCGGCTGGAGTTTCAGTCGCCATCGCGGTTCATTACCGATATTGATCCCGGTCGCCTGCGTGGGGGTGGGGTGCCGGCGAAATCGGCGGTACGCTTTGTGGCGGATGATGAGTTGATCATAGATCGCAGCGCACAGCAGCTTCCGCAGCCGCTGCTGCGCAATTTGGTCAAGAAAGCGCCCGCCTCCGAGCCGAAGGTGGAGTTCCGCATCGGAGACGTCGTCGAGCATCAGGAATTTGGCATCGGAACGGTGACGGCGAAATCGGGCGACCTTGACATGCTCAAGGTACGCGTCGCCTTCAGCGGGTTTGGTTCGAAGTTGTTGGCTGTGAAATATGCAAACTTGAAGAAGCTATCGTGA